A window of Oncorhynchus kisutch isolate 150728-3 linkage group LG23, Okis_V2, whole genome shotgun sequence genomic DNA:
cagttcttgatacaaccagtgcgcctggcagctactaccataccctgttcaaaggcacttaaatattttgtcttgcccattcaccctctgaatgacacacatacacaatccatgtctccattgtctcaaagcttaaaaatccttctttaacatgtctcctgcccttcatctacactgactaaagtggatttagcaagtcacgtcaataagggatcatagctttcacctggattcacctagtcagtttGTCGTGGAAAGATCAGGCATTCTTAATATTTTGCACACTCAATGTATACAGCATACAGAAAGACAGGTCACACTTGATTTGGAAAGTCTATCTGTAGATGCTGTACAGATGGTCAAATTATCTGTGTATAAGCAAGGTTACGGTTAGTTCTAAAATAAGGGTTCAGGTTAGTCCTCGAATAAGGGTTAAAGTTCGTTCtagaataagggttaaggttagttctagaataagggttaaggttagttctagaataagggttaaggttagtagaTAGTTTAAATGTTACTGAGTCTGTAgggcatctacagatggactatccaaataaaatgTCCCCAAAAACTATTGCTCCAATGTTTTCATAACTAGAACAGATTTTCTTCCTCACATGAGAACTGAATGAAAGCGATAGAACAAGTGGTACCTGAGCCGCCTAGCAATTAACATAGAACATAGCAAGCTACCATGGCAACCCCCATCCACTAATGAACAATGCTCTCTCAATGGACCATCACTCAGTGTGAACGCGCACATGCACTCATTCACACCCCTCTCACCCTTTCTCATTAGTGTAGTGGTTCAGACAGCTTTATTTTCATTGCCAAGCTTGCATCAACTGTTGGATTTTCTGAATCAGAAACCAATGAATGCAAATAATACCTGCAACTTAGACATCCTCACAGAAATGTAACTTTTTTCTCAGTCCTAACTTTTAACCTCGTGCCTCAGGCACACACCCACAATCTCACCTCCAGGCCATACTTTTCCCGGTACATGCGTGCCTGCTCGTGCCGCCACAACTTCAGACACACAATGGCCCCGATCAGGTAGATCACCATGGTGACGAACAGAAAGATGATGGCGGCTGTCTGTCCGGCCTCGGTGCGGCAAAAAGCCCCGTTGATGCCATTGTTGAAGATGGGAAGGGAGCAGAGACCGCCCCGCGTGGTGTCCCTGACGTAGACTACAGCTAATAAATGATAGTAGTATGGTCATTTAGTAAATACTTTTATCCAACGAGTCAACACagttactgtatattattataaaatgtatgGCCCATGCTGGAGTCAACCACAACACTGGTGTTACAAGTATCATGCTATAACCAGCTAAGCAGTTGGAAGAACCACAAATAATAGTAACCATCATCATAGTTACATTGACATAGCATTGCATTCTCTCTCTAAAGTGTGTAGTTCACTTCCCACCCACCTGCAGCCATGTAGAGCACGGCCATGGCCAGGTTTATAGTAAACTCTGTCAGGGGCCACCAGGAGGAATCCAGTAGGATGGTGCGGTAGTACATAGTCATCCCTATCACCAACAATATCACAGTCACGATCCAGGCCAGCCCCGCCACAACTAACACAAACGGAGTCTGGGGACCCGAGTAGTAGGACCCTCCGGTGCCCGCTCCGTACATCCCACCTCCGTAGCCTCCGTATGCACTTCCAGGCGAGGAGTAGCCAAACATGTTGAACCACTCGTTGTCCTTGTGCACGTACGCGCACACGCAGGCGAACACCGCTGCACCCAGCAGCAGCTCCACACATCCCAGAATCCTCAGCAGGCCCGCCCAGGACTTCATGTAGCCGTAGCGCTCGTGGTACTCTTCCACCCGCTCGCTGTAGGTGAGCGCCGTGTGGAGTGTGCGTCCCGAAATTGACTCTTGGTGGTCACCCACTCCCAGGAGCTCCTTGCGGGAGTTGTAGCTGCTTCCCCCCGACCCCCCATAGGGGTCCCGGTAGGATCtgggcagggagggagagtgtgggGGCGAGCAGCGCACCCCGCCACtggtgctgttgttgttgttagaggaggaggaggaggcaggcaTGGGGCAGGGCTTGCTGCTGCGGAGACTGGTCCCTCGGAAGAAGCTCTTCCACGAGTCAGGGATGAAACGGTGGACCGGTTTGATGTCGAGGGCAGGGTCTAGTTCGAGGTGTGGATCTGGGtcagggtctgggtctgggttgtCCTCACTGACGCTGGGGTCATACTCGGGCCCCACAGGGGGCTGGTCGGGCAGGGGAGGGGGCGGAAGGGGATCAGAGCTCAGGGATAGTTCGGTGCTCCGCTGGTACCTCAGGGGTTGAAGGTCAAAGGGGTCGTTTCGGCGTAGGGAGCCTGGCGGGACCTGGTCGTAATGGGGTTCATGACGGACACGCTCAGTGCGGCCGCAGGGACCTCCTCCAGAGGTCATGGGGAAAGAGATGagccctgcacacacacataccagcacacacacacaaaaagttaTAGTGCCCTTTTCAAAACAGCTAAATATCGAAACTTTTTATATTTCACAAAAGTATTAAAAATATTGTAGGATGAATGGCATGATGATGAAATAAGTACAGCAAGAAGAGATTACAAGAGCACAATAAATGAGGAAAGCAGAAGCAGGAAATGTGTCAAAACAATCAGAAATCCCAGATCCCAAACTTAAAAAACAGGCACACCACTGATAACGTCAACCAAACATGCACAATGTAATGGTATACCAAACCATAGATACCAGCCCAAAACTATATGCTGACCCAAGCACCATAGAAGATTAACCCTAAACCATAGGTCATCAAGAATGGTAGAGAACTGGAGTAGCTGCACTTAGGGTGTTTTCACACTTGGTCCCTTtcagcctttttttttttacggtttgcttattttttaaagcagtgtgcagtgtgcagtgtgaacaAGCCAAAGAAACGCAGACCAGGCCAGATCAGGTTCCCATTTTTAGGACAATGTGAACACAACACTCCCCAGGTTCGTGTGTCATTATTCCCGcaccacacactagactactgcaacaccttTTCCCCTGCCCTAAACCCTCACATAGGTGCCACAAAAGAGAGAATATGATGATGTTCAggttccccccccaaaaaaagatggTTTGTCCTGCTCTATGTAAAAAAATCCAGAGTGCATGTTGGAGAAATATCTTGGTTCCTTTCTAAACATAGCAATGCCAATGCACTGAGTTATTTAGCACTTTAAAGAGGACTGCGATCAGTTCTTTTAAAGACGACAATATGTGAAAACACCCTAAAAGTACCAATGAATGAGTGCAAGTTGAGTCAGGAACACATTTTTGTGCCACAAATAAATAAGGAAGTGGGCAAATAGGCTAGCCTACATTGGACTATTGAGTACTAGAGTAatttcccttacaaaaaaagattgcagtcagagtgcagtataactgcagtttttttatacacttctgctactcactgtttattatctatgcatagtccctttacaaagtacctcaactaacctgtacccctgcacattgactcggtaccggtacaccctgtatatagcctcgttattgttatgtcattttattCTGTTACTTTTTGATTTTAAACTTTacattatttagtaaatatttccttaactctatttcttgaactgcattgttggataagggcttgtatgtaagcatttcacggtaaggtctacacccgttgtatttgacacatgtgaccaataacattcgATTTGAGTTAGAGTGTAGTACAACTGCTGCAAATACTgtgtccaaaataccacagtcgactgcagttactacacttttactgcagtttcaaaaccgctatctttttttgtaagggttgGATAGTCAGCAGTGTGTTGCTTTAATTACTAGCAGTAGTGACACAAAAATATATTATTGATGATCATCAGCCAGCATGCCATCTTCAATTGGAGAGGATAAATTATGTTATTAGATTATGATAAATGAACATACTGTGTTGGAATACCTCTTTCACACGCAGTCACTCAGCACGACTTACATTGGCTTGCAGGTCAGAGTGCAAACCTTGTCTGGACATACAGATCATACATACATCCAGGAATCACCTGCAGACACAAAGATTAGTATTTGGGTTTATACACACATTAAATGGATACACATTCTACAATGTAATTGACTAAAAATGCAAGTCTCCAaaatcatatacagtggggcaaaaaagtatttagtcagccaccaattgtgcaagttctcccacttaaaaagatgagaggcctgtaattttcatcataggtacacttcaactatgacagacaaaatgagaaaaaaaaatcctgaaaatcacattgtaggatttttaattaattaattagcaaattatggtggaaaataagtatttggtaaataacaaaagtttctcaatactttgttatataccctttgttggcaatgacagaggtcaaatgttttctgtaagtcttcacaaggttttcacacactgttgctggtattttggcccattcctccatgcagatctcctctagagcaatgatgttttggggctgttgctgggcaacacggactttcaactccttccaaagatttggctaggccactcaaggaccttgaaatgcttcttacgaagccactccttcattgcccgggcggtgtgtttgggatcattgtcatgttgaaagacccagccatgtttcagcttcaatgcccttgctgatggaaggaggttttcactcaaaatctcacgatatatggccccattcattctttcctttacacggatcagtcgttctggtccctttgcagaaaaacagccccaaagcatgatgtttccacccccatgcttcacaatatagtatggtgttctttggatgcaactcagcattctttgtcctccgaacacaacgagttgagtttttaccaaaaagttatattttggtttcatctgaccatatgacattctcccaatcttcttctggatcatccaaatgctctctagcaaacttcagacgggcctggacatgtactggcttaagcagggggacacgtctggcactgcaggatttgagtccctggcagcgtagtgtgttactgatgttaggctttgttactttggtcccagctctctgcaggtcattcactaggtccccccgtgtggttctgggatttttgctcaccgttcttgtgatcattttgaccccacagggtgagatcttgcatggagccccagatcgagggagattatcagtggtcttgtaggtcttccatttcctaagaattgctcccacagttgatttcttcaaaccaagctgtttacctattgcagattcagtcttcccagcctggtgcaggtctacaattttgtttctggtgtcctttgacagctctttggtcttggtcttggccatagtggagtttggagcgtgactgtttgaggttgtggacaggtgtcttttatactgataacaagttccaacaggtgccattaatacaggtaacaagtggaggacagaggagcctcttaaagaagaagttacaggtctgtgagagccagaaatcttgcttgtttgtaggtgaccaaatacttatttcccaccataattttcTAATTAATTAaattgaaaattacaggcctcatctttttaagtgggagaacttgcacaattggtggctgactaaatacttttttgccccactgtaggtggtAAAATAAAAGAGTAGCCCGGGGCTAAAGCACTATATCATTATAGCCTACTgataaaacaaataaaacaatgcattttaATTGTTCAAAATGCATTTTGAATTGCCCTGCAATTTGTGAAAGCAAACCATTCAAATTATCTATAATACTATTAACAAAAACATAAGGGTATTTCACAGGTGAAGTAAAACAACCATTGAAAGACAGGAATAATTAGGCCTACCATACGAATCTTTATATTATTGCTTATTACACTATCACTTGACTTGAAACAAAATATAACTTAATACAGTAACGTTATATTGTATCCAGCACCCCTGACTCGGTTGTTTCAAAGGGCACGTTCGCTGTAATGGCAGTTCAGCCTACCTTTTCACTGTCTGTGAATGTTGGATTTAGTTTGTCGCATTTAATAATAAAGACAGGTTCATAACCTACTTGGACGTAATAGTGGATTGTGCATTTGGTAAGGCTATCGGAAATAAGCTATTCGAATGCAGTCGTTGCGACGAATTAGAAACTTGGCTCCCTTCTCCGGCAACACTGGAGTGAAAAGTAGCTTCTGAATATGTTATGGTAAAGCTATAGACTTCGGTCTACGTGGTCATTTACAAAAAATGTGATTATTAGAGTGCTTTGTTGAAATAGTTTGGGCTTACCTTTGCCCCTGCTAAATTAGCTTGTTATCTCCAGTAGTTTTTCTCCCAGTTTTTTCCCTTAAAGCTCAGAGGTTGTTTTCCACAAGATAGCGCAGACTTTAACCACGTGACAAGCCCATCCCTGGGAGTGACGTCAGTCGAAAAAGTACGATCTACCTGTAGCTTCTCACCGATTTAGCTCTCCCGGCACACCGCATGACCCATTTATTAGTCCTAAAGTGCACTGTCCTCCCAATGGCCAGGTCAGATCAGCAAAATCGAGCGCACCTGCAATTAGACTAGAGGGCTGTGTGGAAATAAGATCACAACAGGGAAGTGATACTGATGACTAATTTATGACTGGGTATCGAAAGTGTAGGCACAGCCTAGAGGTGGTCTAtcactgtttatctctctcttttttctttccCTTAATTCtcagactctttctctctctctctgcagggatGTTGTGATTCCCTACGGTCAAATAAACTGACAAAGGACACATAATGAATACAGCAGAGTACAACACAACCCAGTAGAAGATCTGTTACTGATTAAACATAATCCCTGATGCGATAGTCTGGGTATCCGATTGTTTCTAAACTCAACAGTAAAACATCACATTGTTGTCTTGCCTTATGTTTAGCAAGTTTGGAAAGACAACAGCAAATTGGTTAAAGCAGAAAAAGACCGGCACCCAGACCAATGTTGTTATGTGACACTCATAAGGACCAGGTTGCAGCAGCGTCCGTTAAGGCCGTTAAACAGCAACAGGTTGTCTGAAGGGGCCTgtctgcctcacacacacacacacacaatgttcactgtaccctgcaatcacacctgAAACCGTGTGCACGTGACTATCAAACACTGAAAAAAACGTTCACCTCACTGATGTGAAAGGACCCCCTGACAGTGGTCACAGGGATCACGACACAGATGCTGTGAAAATACTGTATCACTTACCGATTTAATTGCTATCATCCACACATCAAATACATTAAATCAAGCGCACCTGCAGGTATTCATTGCAGATGGAGTAGCAGAGATTTGACAAGTACAGAACTTGCACAACTGAAAAGTGCAGAACATCCATTAGCTGACCACCAGGGAGCAGACATGCTGCACAAAACAATAAGAGGTTGTATTTTAGACATTAGAGCATTTTAAATATGTGAATATTGAGAGTAATGAGCATTTTCTCAAGCTAATCTGACACACACGACTAGAACAGTCATGTCATATTAATGTATCTTTTCACCCACAATGAgcccatacccaactacaacattttccgtcaagatagaactgctaaagggggaggagttgcaatctactgcagagatagcctgcaaagttctgtcatactttccaggtctatgcccaaacagttcgaacttctaattttaaaaatgaatctctccagaaataagtctctcactgttgccgcttgttatagtcCCCCCTCAACTCCCagctggacaccatatgtgaattgattgcccctcatctatcttcagagttcgttctgttaggtgacctaaactgggatatgcttaacaccccggcagtcctacaatctaagctagatgccctcaatctcacacaaatcatcaaggaacccaccagatacaaccctaaatccgtaaacatgggcaaccctaaccctaaccctaaccctaaccctcatagatattatcctgaccaacttgccctccaaatatacctctgctgttttcaatcaggatctcagcgatcactgccttattgcctgtatccgctatgggtccgcggtcaaacaacctgggtatcctggaaggatattgacctcatcccgtcagacgaggatgcctggtcgttctttaaaagtaatttcctcaccatcttaaaaaagcatgcccctttcaaaaaatgtagaactaagaacagatatagccggAGGCTCTggaagcgccggacaggcgggagaacctggagggaggagactgagagacagcctggtgcgtggggctgccacaggacccaccaggctggagagacctacaggaggcctggtgtgtggagtaggcaccggatggaccgggctgtgggggagcactggagctctggtgcacaGCCTTGGCACCTCacctccaggctggatgaccactttagcccggaccctccagagtgcaggcgcaggttgaaccgggctgtgggtgagcactggagatctggtgcataccactcgcacctctcccttaggctcaatgcccATATTCGCCCGACATGGGCGGAGCACAGGCATAGGGcacactgcaccctcccagcgccccggagacacagcgcGCAGAGCCGGCacaggataccctgggccgaaacggcgtaccggagaccaaacacgctgagccggcacaatacgctctggctggatgcccactctcgcatggcacttgcggggggctggccTATAGCACACCGGGCTGTGAGCACGTATGTGCTCttgaccgcataacacggtgcctgcccagtACTACGCTtcttccggtaagcacggggagttggctcaggtctaccgcctgactctgccaatctccccgtgtgctccCCTGCCTCTAGTGCCTGTTGCGCTGCCttacctcatatcgccgccgctcagctttcgctacctccagttcttccttggggtgcggagatattccccagcctgtgcccagggtcccttgccgtccaatatctcctcccatgtccatttctccagatATCACTGCctctcttctgacgaggagtatgaaggatcggaccaatgcgcagcgtggtaagtgttcatgttatttattggaacagaaacactaaacaaaataacaaagagagtgaaacaaaaactaaacagtcctgtaaggtgcagcaacagaaaacaactacccacaacccatagtgggaaaacaggctgcctaagtatggttctcaatcagagacaacgattgacagctgcctttgattgggaaccataccaggccaaaaccagaaatacaaaacatagaaccaaaacatagaatgcccaacccaactcacgccctgaccaaactaaaatagagacataaaaaaaggaactaaggtcaggacgtgacaggcgGACTGCAAttgcatcgaatagtccctgcgatatgcagCTGTTCGGGGAAGTCAGgtaccaatacacgcagtcagtcaggaaagcaaaggcttgctttttcaaacagaaattttcaccctgtagctctaactccaaaaggttttggggcactgtaaagtccatggagaacaagagcacttcctcccagctgcccattgctctgaggctaggtaacatgaTCAAaaccaataaatccatgattttgaaaatttcaataagcatttctctacggctggccatgctttcctcctggctaccccaaccccagccaacagctcttccccccctgccctgcctctctaaagtcttcgaaagccaagttaataaacagatcaatgACCATTTCAAATTCCACCGTACCTTCTTCGCTGTGCAAACTGGTTTCTGAGCtcgtcacgggtgcacctcagccacgctcaaggtactaaacaatatcataactgccatcgataaaaaagagtactgtgcagctgtcttcatcgacctggccaaggttttcgactctgtcaatcaccgtattcttatcggcagactcaacaggtcttggtttctcaaatgactgcctcgcctgattcaccaactacttctcagatagagttcagtgtgtcaattcAGTgtgcctgttgtccagacctctggcagtctctatgggggtaccacagggttcaattctcgggccgacccttttctctgtatatattatgtcgctcttgctgcgggtgattccctgatccaactctacgcagacgacaccattctgtatacatctggcccttctttggacaccgtgTTAACTAacttccaaacgagcttcaatgccatacaacactccttccgtggcctccaactgctcttagttaaaccaaatgcatgcttttcaaccgttcgctgcctgcccgactagcatcactaccctggacggttctgacctagaatatgtggacaactacaaatacctaggtgtctggctagactgtaactctccttccagactcatattaaacatctccaatccaaaatcaaatctagaatcggcttcctatttcgcaaacaaagcctccttcactcactctgccaaacttaccctagtaaaactgactatcctaccgatcctcgacttcagcgttgtcgtttacaaaatagcttccaatactctactcagcaaactggatgcagtctatcacagtgccatccgttttgttaccaaagccccttataccacccaccactgcgacctgtatgctctagtcggctggccctcgctacatattcttcgccagacccactggctccaggtcatctataagtctatgctaggtaaagctccaccttatctcagctcactggtcacgataacaacatccacccgtagcacgcgctccagcaggtatatctcactagtcatccccaaagccaacacctcctttggccgcctttccttccagttctctgctgccagggactggaacgaattgcaaaaatcgctgaagctggagacttatatttccctcactaactttaaacatcagctatctgagcagctaaccgatcgctgcacctgtacatagtccatctgtaaatagcccacccaatctacctacctcacccccatattgtttttatttactttctactcttttgtacaccagtatctctacttgcacatcatcatcggctcatttatcactccagtgttaatctgctaaattgtaattacttcgctactatggcctattcattgcctaCCTCTTCATGCCATGCCATTTtttctgctttgctttatcttggccaggttgcagttgtaaatgagaacttgttctcaactagcttgcctggttaaataaatgttaaataaaaaaagtgttGAGCACCATCTACAGCCATCGTAGTTATTATTTTATCCTGTTGGTCATCTATAAACAATTACACATCTTGAAAAACGATCTGGCATTAATGACCTCATATACTCTTAAATCTCCAACTGgttcagccagaagaggactgaccaccccttggcgcctggttcctctctaggtttcttcttagcacaggaggttggtggcaccttaatttgggAGAATGGGgtcatggtaatgactggagcggaattagtggaatgttATCAATTATATCCAGGGGCACAACATATCCCCCCGAGGGGACAAAAATTGAATTTTTGCCCCAGAAGCAATGATGTACTTGAATAAAAAAGTTATGtctcccccacttctaaaaccaaagttgtccccttgtttgatgccattccatttgctccgtttcagccattattatgagccatcctcccctcagcagcctccactacttCTTAGGTttcttctagggagtttttcttagccactgtgcttctgcttctgcattgcttgctctttggggtttaaGGCTAGGTATCTGGAAAGAActgataaataaaatacatttgaattgacTGATAACGTTTGTGTTTACCATTTCACAAACAAATGATTACAGTGGTGGAAACCAAAGTAAAAGGAGTGTACCTTTAATGACATAGATTCATACCCAACATTAGACCAAGAAAGGGCGATGGGGTGAGACATGAAAACCGTACTTGAATTAACTTTAATATACATAACATAGGACATCTTGAATCACATGAGAAAATGTATGAAGAATTCCAAAATGATAAGAGGGGCAAAGCAGAGCATGTTTTTTAGTATTGTACTATAAAAGAAATACTACAAAGGATCCATTACATCACAACCCTGATTAAATATTACAGCCTTTA
This region includes:
- the marveld2a gene encoding MARVEL domain-containing protein 2 — translated: MTSGGGPCGRTERVRHEPHYDQVPPGSLRRNDPFDLQPLRYQRSTELSLSSDPLPPPPLPDQPPVGPEYDPSVSEDNPDPDPDPDPHLELDPALDIKPVHRFIPDSWKSFFRGTSLRSSKPCPMPASSSSSNNNNSTSGGVRCSPPHSPSLPRSYRDPYGGSGGSSYNSRKELLGVGDHQESISGRTLHTALTYSERVEEYHERYGYMKSWAGLLRILGCVELLLGAAVFACVCAYVHKDNEWFNMFGYSSPGSAYGGYGGGMYGAGTGGSYYSGPQTPFVLVVAGLAWIVTVILLVIGMTMYYRTILLDSSWWPLTEFTINLAMAVLYMAAAVVYVRDTTRGGLCSLPIFNNGINGAFCRTEAGQTAAIIFLFVTMVIYLIGAIVCLKLWRHEQARMYREKYGLEMHTTDFPAARSLMPVPEPIQGSTVVPIQAAVPKAGPPKVLQGAIPSGHIPKPVIMPDYIAKYPTIRTVDERDQYRAVFNDQYSEYKELHADVQTTTRKFDELDAMMRALPQHPNSQMEYDRVNKILQEYQRKKNDPTFQEKRERCEYLKNKLAHIKQKIHEYDKVMEWNDGYG